In one window of Leptospira sp. GIMC2001 DNA:
- a CDS encoding FAD-dependent monooxygenase, which translates to MQIEQAEVLIVGGGPVGLVAAGLLSKLGINCILVEKKPHLHQDPQAHVVTSRTREILREIGITKAEIENKETKADYSKYIVWRNSLIGRDLGVFDAFSDDYKELMDDSSALRSTNLPQHILEQMLYFQVSRAANLRVWFNTSWKTSQDRGSYVLSTVRNEITGEIRKIKTKFLLGVDGAGSRVRKFSRIKMSGESNIANLITMHYEGNIRELMKDKPSILVWNISTQAPGTFIVHDSSKYGIFMTPYFPPYEKAEDYTEERCLRILRNAVGDKKLPLKIKSVSNWTMQCNIADKYRNGNIFLLGDAAHRYPPTGGLGMNAGVADAHNLCWKLALVLRNKAPKSLLDSYEVERKPIAINNGLCSLQNHLKMREVTTALGLDEDMLRVLGMVRSKWIVKKTPQFIKNIIKKIIFYPIERKLNLISKGSLAGKKYELIKNNVQKAIDNQAGHFHNIGLDIGFVYESENIVTNNLEYKKPSDPVLDYLSSFQPGARMPHFIFDKDEDKKNSHDLIDSRSFHIFYWNQNSKLEDLNFSEYEIPIPVHIYRCNDHMSMEGIERLYNIAGSRKDGLIVVRPDGYIGFFTLDLESVTKEYLGYIIRRILDKDIKVAEPKQMEWTAVS; encoded by the coding sequence ATGCAGATAGAGCAAGCAGAGGTACTAATAGTGGGCGGTGGACCAGTAGGTTTAGTTGCTGCCGGATTGTTATCAAAACTAGGAATCAACTGCATCTTAGTTGAAAAGAAACCTCACTTACACCAAGACCCCCAAGCCCATGTCGTCACGTCGCGAACAAGAGAAATTCTAAGAGAGATTGGGATAACAAAAGCTGAAATTGAAAATAAAGAAACAAAGGCGGACTACTCTAAGTACATAGTATGGAGAAATTCACTCATTGGTAGAGACCTGGGTGTGTTTGATGCCTTCAGTGATGACTACAAAGAACTGATGGACGACTCTAGTGCTCTTCGATCCACCAATCTCCCACAACATATTCTTGAACAGATGCTGTATTTTCAGGTATCAAGAGCTGCCAATCTCAGAGTATGGTTCAACACGTCCTGGAAAACTTCACAAGATCGAGGTTCTTATGTACTATCAACAGTACGAAATGAAATCACAGGCGAGATCCGAAAAATTAAAACAAAGTTTTTGTTAGGCGTAGATGGTGCAGGAAGTCGAGTTCGCAAATTCTCCAGAATCAAAATGTCTGGTGAATCAAATATCGCTAACCTTATAACAATGCATTATGAAGGTAATATTCGTGAATTAATGAAAGATAAGCCTTCCATCTTAGTATGGAATATTTCTACTCAAGCACCAGGCACTTTCATTGTTCATGATTCCTCTAAATATGGAATTTTTATGACTCCATATTTTCCTCCGTACGAGAAAGCCGAAGATTATACAGAAGAGCGATGCTTGCGTATACTTCGGAATGCTGTGGGCGACAAGAAGCTTCCATTAAAAATTAAATCCGTTTCTAACTGGACGATGCAATGTAACATTGCAGATAAATACCGCAATGGTAATATATTTCTGCTAGGTGATGCAGCCCATCGATATCCGCCGACCGGTGGCTTGGGTATGAATGCAGGAGTTGCCGATGCGCACAATTTGTGCTGGAAACTCGCTCTGGTTCTCAGAAACAAAGCACCTAAATCGTTGTTAGACTCTTATGAAGTCGAAAGAAAACCAATAGCTATCAATAATGGATTGTGTAGTTTACAAAATCATTTAAAAATGCGGGAAGTTACAACAGCCTTGGGATTAGATGAAGATATGCTTCGGGTTTTGGGTATGGTCAGATCTAAGTGGATCGTCAAGAAGACTCCACAGTTTATTAAGAATATTATAAAGAAAATAATCTTCTATCCTATCGAAAGAAAACTAAATCTTATTTCGAAAGGATCGTTAGCCGGTAAAAAGTATGAACTTATAAAAAACAACGTTCAAAAGGCAATAGATAATCAAGCAGGACATTTTCATAACATTGGATTGGACATTGGATTTGTTTATGAGAGTGAGAATATTGTAACCAATAATCTCGAATACAAAAAGCCTTCTGATCCAGTTCTGGATTATTTATCTTCTTTCCAACCAGGTGCACGAATGCCGCATTTCATTTTTGATAAGGATGAAGATAAGAAGAATAGCCATGATTTAATTGATTCAAGGAGTTTTCATATTTTCTACTGGAATCAAAATAGTAAACTAGAGGATCTCAATTTTTCTGAATATGAAATCCCCATTCCAGTTCATATTTACCGTTGCAATGATCATATGTCGATGGAAGGGATCGAAAGACTATATAATATTGCTGGATCTCGAAAAGATGGTTTAATTGTTGTTAGACCAGATGGTTATATAGGCTTCTTCACTTTGGATCTGGAGTCGGTCACGAAGGAATACCTGGGTTACATCATTCGCAGAATTCTTGATAAAGACATAAAGGTAGCCGAACCAAAACAAATGGAATGGACGGCGGTTTCGTAG